A genomic region of Deltaproteobacteria bacterium contains the following coding sequences:
- a CDS encoding alpha-hydroxy-acid oxidizing protein produces the protein MKQVEKRIVRAPSRFRNALPRYAVERTVRCIRCGTCVELCPLGVHEIRPGQNLVTSPNVERCIGISCRENDFFCVAHCPMEALSISENPLLQTLGDRRWTPELILSTWELAETGFPPANGKAVEGGDSGGGFDKLRFRWKREAPRLESLLEARINLSVRLNRRDRGPERSIGLPLYGGGMSFGSISLPTMIGKAGAARNMGTLTCTGEGGYPDELVPYAPWVITQVATGLFGVREETIKLAPVVEFKYAQGAKPGLGGHLLGDKVTPAVAALRETVPGHSLFSPFPFHSVYSVEDHRKHLDWVLEINPDALVSVKVSTPTDVDMVAVGSYYAGAHIVHLDGGYGGTGAAPEIAKKNIAMPIEYAIPKVHRFLEQEGIRDEVTLMAGGGIRTAYDAAKAIALGADGVVIGTAELVALECCRCGNCESGRGCPRGIATTDEEMSCLMDPEWAIQRITNLYHGWKIQLMEILWRLDLDSVEELRGRRDLLFHEDYQGTR, from the coding sequence GTGAAGCAGGTGGAGAAAAGGATCGTGAGAGCACCCTCCCGGTTCCGGAACGCACTGCCCCGTTATGCCGTGGAACGGACCGTGCGGTGTATCAGGTGCGGCACGTGTGTTGAGCTCTGTCCTCTCGGTGTCCACGAAATCAGGCCCGGCCAGAACCTCGTCACTTCTCCCAATGTCGAGCGGTGCATCGGGATCTCATGCAGGGAGAACGACTTCTTCTGTGTTGCCCACTGCCCCATGGAGGCTCTTTCGATCTCTGAGAATCCTCTCTTGCAGACACTTGGAGACCGGAGGTGGACGCCCGAACTCATCCTTTCGACATGGGAACTGGCGGAAACCGGGTTTCCTCCAGCCAACGGAAAGGCCGTCGAAGGGGGGGATTCGGGGGGCGGTTTTGACAAGCTCCGCTTCAGGTGGAAAAGGGAGGCGCCCCGTCTCGAGTCCTTGCTGGAAGCCCGGATCAATCTCTCGGTCCGGCTCAACCGCCGAGATCGTGGACCGGAAAGATCCATAGGCCTACCTCTTTACGGGGGCGGCATGTCCTTTGGTTCGATCAGTCTTCCCACCATGATAGGCAAAGCAGGGGCGGCTCGCAACATGGGGACCCTTACCTGCACTGGAGAAGGGGGATACCCGGACGAACTCGTCCCCTATGCACCATGGGTCATCACGCAGGTCGCCACAGGGCTGTTCGGAGTGCGGGAGGAAACCATCAAGCTGGCTCCTGTGGTGGAGTTCAAGTACGCCCAGGGGGCAAAGCCGGGCCTCGGAGGCCACCTGCTGGGCGACAAGGTCACCCCGGCAGTGGCGGCACTCAGGGAGACAGTGCCGGGCCACAGCCTCTTCTCCCCCTTCCCGTTTCACAGTGTCTATTCCGTGGAGGACCATAGAAAGCACCTCGACTGGGTTCTGGAGATCAACCCCGATGCATTGGTTTCGGTCAAGGTGTCGACTCCCACCGATGTGGATATGGTGGCCGTGGGGAGCTACTATGCAGGGGCTCACATAGTCCATCTGGACGGGGGATACGGGGGAACGGGTGCGGCCCCCGAGATCGCCAAGAAGAACATCGCCATGCCTATCGAGTACGCCATTCCAAAGGTACACCGGTTTCTTGAGCAGGAGGGGATCAGAGACGAAGTAACCCTCATGGCCGGTGGCGGCATCCGCACAGCCTACGACGCGGCCAAGGCCATCGCCCTGGGAGCCGACGGAGTCGTCATCGGCACGGCCGAACTGGTAGCCCTCGAATGTTGCCGGTGCGGAAACTGCGAGAGCGGCCGCGGATGCCCAAGGGGTATAGCTACTACCGACGAGGAGATGTCCTGCCTCATGGATCCTGAATGGGCGATCCAGCGAATCACCAATCTCTACCACGGGTGGAAGATCCAGCTCATGGAGATCCTGTGGCGGCTCGACCTGGACTCCGTGGAGGAGCTCAGGGGAAGGAGAGATCTTCTGTTCCATGAAGACTACCAAGGGACAAGATGA